One Ferrovum sp. PN-J185 genomic region harbors:
- the mtgA gene encoding monofunctional biosynthetic peptidoglycan transglycosylase — MKFFFLTIKKSIKLLFFIWLFWNIWIFSEIVWWKFYNPKGLTSLTAQREKERLAQHKIPYIHYPWISYSHISNSLKRAVVAEEDANFINHSGFDWRGIKVAFQKDINKKTVIAGGSTITQQLAKNLFLSPRRNLFRKAEEAIITVMLEMVWDKRRILEVYLNVIEWGDGIYGCESAARHYFGVTVSAVTSSQAALLASMIPKPKYYDRFGTTEKLLDKSQLIQQRMNQVLIPK, encoded by the coding sequence TTGAAATTTTTTTTCTTGACCATAAAAAAATCAATTAAGTTATTGTTTTTTATATGGTTATTTTGGAATATATGGATTTTTTCTGAAATTGTTTGGTGGAAATTTTATAATCCCAAAGGACTTACTTCTCTAACAGCGCAGCGCGAAAAAGAAAGATTAGCGCAACATAAAATACCCTATATTCATTATCCATGGATCAGCTATTCACATATATCAAATTCACTAAAAAGAGCGGTAGTAGCTGAAGAAGATGCCAATTTTATTAATCATAGCGGATTTGATTGGCGGGGTATAAAAGTCGCATTTCAAAAAGATATAAATAAAAAAACAGTTATTGCAGGTGGATCAACGATTACACAACAATTAGCAAAAAATTTATTTTTATCCCCTAGGCGAAATCTTTTCAGGAAAGCTGAAGAAGCAATTATTACAGTAATGCTGGAAATGGTTTGGGATAAAAGAAGGATATTAGAAGTCTATTTAAATGTCATTGAATGGGGTGATGGAATTTATGGCTGTGAATCAGCAGCCCGACATTATTTTGGCGTAACGGTAAGTGCTGTTACTTCTAGCCAAGCAGCGCTATTGGCGTCAATGATACCAAAACCTAAGTATTATGATAGGTTTGGAACCACAGAAAAATTATTAGACAAATCTCAACTCATTCAACAAAGAATGAATCAAGTTTTAATACCTAAGTAA
- the ntrC gene encoding nitrogen regulation protein NR(I) codes for MKPVWIVDDDRSIRWVFEKALTRENIAHKTFSSAPEALEALEEEQPQIVISDIRMPGQSGLILLDKLKERCPHVPVIIMTAYSDLESAVSAFQGGAYEYLPKPFDVDHAIELIRRAMNENATFENMAMEDNLPPEILGQAPAMQEVFRAIGRLSQSNASVLITGESGTGKELVARALHRHSQRAHKPFIAINTAAIPKELLESELFGHERGAFTGANTLRKGRFEQAEGGTLFLDEIGDMPADLQTRLLRVLSDGHFYRVGGHSPIASHVRIIAATHQNLEQRVNEGLFREDLYHRLNVIRIRIPSLRDRREDIPLLSRYFLQKSARELQVEPKRFTDNAIQFLKGLAWRGNVRQLENLCHWVSVMAPGMSVDVSDLPEDIKTPAISEQTEANSVLSHNWQSALEREVSSSFNQGEQGILNRLITDFERILIEQALIHTGGKKVEAAQLLGWGRNTLTRKIQELGLEEDKSTNNGA; via the coding sequence ATGAAACCTGTTTGGATAGTAGATGACGATAGATCAATAAGATGGGTCTTTGAGAAAGCACTCACACGAGAAAATATCGCTCATAAGACCTTCTCCTCTGCACCAGAAGCGCTCGAAGCGCTTGAAGAAGAACAACCACAAATTGTCATCAGCGATATACGAATGCCGGGTCAATCTGGATTAATTCTTTTAGATAAATTAAAAGAACGTTGCCCCCATGTGCCGGTAATTATTATGACAGCCTACTCTGATCTAGAAAGTGCGGTGAGCGCTTTTCAAGGAGGTGCTTATGAGTATTTACCTAAGCCCTTTGATGTAGATCATGCCATTGAGCTGATTCGTCGCGCCATGAATGAAAACGCTACTTTTGAAAATATGGCCATGGAGGACAACCTTCCCCCTGAAATCCTTGGTCAAGCCCCAGCTATGCAAGAGGTATTTAGGGCCATAGGTAGATTATCGCAATCTAACGCCAGTGTTCTGATTACCGGTGAATCCGGTACCGGCAAGGAATTGGTTGCTCGTGCACTGCATCGCCATAGCCAACGAGCTCATAAACCTTTTATTGCTATCAATACCGCAGCAATTCCTAAAGAACTACTAGAGTCAGAATTGTTCGGTCATGAAAGAGGTGCTTTTACAGGTGCCAATACATTACGTAAAGGAAGATTTGAGCAAGCTGAAGGTGGTACTCTGTTTTTAGACGAAATTGGTGATATGCCAGCTGATCTACAAACCAGACTATTACGAGTGTTATCTGATGGACATTTCTACCGCGTCGGTGGGCACTCACCCATCGCTAGTCATGTACGGATCATTGCTGCTACCCACCAAAACCTAGAGCAGCGAGTAAATGAAGGACTCTTTCGTGAAGACTTATATCATCGTTTAAATGTTATTCGTATCCGCATCCCCTCCCTACGCGATCGCCGTGAAGATATTCCATTATTAAGTCGATATTTTCTGCAAAAAAGCGCCCGTGAATTGCAAGTTGAACCTAAGCGCTTTACTGACAACGCCATCCAGTTTTTAAAAGGATTAGCATGGCGTGGTAATGTAAGGCAGCTTGAAAACCTGTGTCATTGGGTGAGTGTGATGGCGCCTGGTATGTCTGTGGACGTATCTGATTTACCTGAGGATATTAAAACCCCGGCTATATCCGAACAGACAGAAGCCAACTCAGTCTTGTCACATAACTGGCAAAGCGCACTTGAACGCGAAGTATCCTCATCTTTTAACCAAGGGGAGCAGGGTATTTTAAATCGCTTAATTACTGATTTTGAGCGTATTCTCATTGAACAAGCATTAATTCATACAGGGGGTAAGAAAGTAGAGGCAGCCCAATTGTTAGGTTGGGGAAGGAATACTCTCACTCGTAAAATTCAAGAGTTAGGATTGGAGGAAGATAAATCTACAAATAACGGAGCATGA
- a CDS encoding histone H1-like repetitive region-containing protein, giving the protein MVTAKKKPAAKKPAAKKVAAAKKPAAKKVAAAKKPAAKKVVAAKKPAAKKVAAAKKPAAKKVAAAKKPAAKKVVAAKKPAAKKVAAAKKPAAKKVAAAKKPAAKKVAAAKKPAAKKAVAAKKPAAKKAVAAKKPAAKKPAAKKAVAAKKPAAKKPVVKKAAPVKAVSAPTPAPIITAPLIKPMF; this is encoded by the coding sequence ATGGTAACAGCCAAGAAAAAGCCGGCAGCTAAAAAGCCAGCCGCAAAGAAGGTAGCTGCAGCTAAAAAACCAGCCGCTAAAAAAGTAGCAGCTGCTAAAAAACCAGCCGCTAAAAAAGTAGTGGCAGCTAAAAAGCCAGCCGCAAAGAAGGTAGCTGCAGCTAAAAAACCAGCCGCTAAAAAAGTAGCAGCAGCTAAAAAACCAGCCGCTAAAAAAGTAGTAGCAGCTAAAAAACCAGCCGCTAAAAAAGTAGCAGCAGCTAAAAAACCAGCCGCTAAAAAAGTAGCAGCAGCTAAAAAACCAGCCGCTAAAAAAGTAGCAGCAGCTAAAAAACCAGCCGCTAAAAAAGCAGTAGCCGCTAAAAAACCAGCTGCTAAAAAAGCAGTAGCCGCTAAAAAACCAGCCGCTAAAAAACCAGCCGCTAAAAAAGCAGTAGCAGCTAAAAAACCAGCCGCTAAAAAACCTGTGGTAAAAAAAGCTGCTCCAGTAAAAGCAGTTTCTGCACCTACACCAGCTCCAATTATCACAGCACCACTGATCAAACCAATGTTCTAA
- the lysA gene encoding diaminopimelate decarboxylase: MANLTPFPELSYRQQELYIEDISLTDLATIYGTPLYVYSYSALSKAYREFSEAFASRETMICYAVKANGNLALLRELVMLGAGFDIVSAGELKRVLKAGGDPQKVVFSGVGKSKEEIIFALNANIFCFNIESEAELYRIQECASELNMDANVSFRVNPDVDPKTHPYISTGLKNSKFGVPFDTAIDLYKKANQLNNIIIKGIDCHIGSQITDLNPFIEALERILELIDELKHLGIIISHLDLGGGLGITYKDESPISLAAYAEALLSRLHGFSGKLVFEPGRRIIGNSGLLLTKVEFLKHSPEHQFAIVDAAMNDLVRPSLYDAWHEIIEVTRQPNLTLNEFDVAGPVCETGDILGSKRKLSTKSGDLLAILSTGAYGSVMSSNYNARSRAAEVLVYKDQHYLISQRESFDDLIRRELTDFLTQSSLTKT; this comes from the coding sequence ATGGCAAATCTCACTCCATTCCCAGAGCTTTCATATCGTCAACAAGAACTATACATTGAAGACATATCGTTAACAGATCTTGCAACGATTTACGGTACTCCTTTATACGTGTATTCCTATAGCGCCTTATCTAAAGCGTACCGTGAATTCAGTGAGGCTTTTGCTAGTCGAGAGACAATGATCTGCTATGCGGTAAAAGCCAATGGCAACCTTGCTCTATTAAGAGAGCTGGTGATGCTTGGTGCAGGCTTTGATATTGTCTCTGCAGGCGAATTAAAACGCGTATTAAAAGCTGGAGGAGATCCTCAAAAAGTTGTTTTTTCAGGAGTAGGGAAAAGTAAAGAAGAGATTATCTTTGCTTTAAATGCCAATATTTTCTGTTTTAATATTGAATCAGAAGCTGAATTGTATAGGATTCAAGAATGCGCTTCTGAGTTAAACATGGATGCCAACGTGTCTTTCCGCGTCAATCCAGATGTCGACCCTAAGACGCATCCCTATATTTCTACAGGACTTAAAAACAGTAAATTTGGTGTACCTTTTGATACAGCCATAGATCTATATAAGAAAGCCAATCAACTTAATAACATCATAATTAAGGGAATTGATTGTCATATTGGCTCACAAATTACAGACCTCAATCCATTCATTGAAGCCCTAGAACGTATATTAGAGCTGATTGATGAATTAAAACATTTAGGAATCATAATCTCTCATCTTGATTTAGGTGGTGGCTTAGGAATCACCTATAAAGATGAAAGCCCCATCTCATTAGCCGCTTACGCCGAGGCGCTATTAAGCCGCTTACATGGCTTTTCTGGTAAGTTAGTTTTTGAACCGGGACGAAGAATTATCGGTAACAGCGGATTGTTACTCACCAAGGTCGAATTTTTAAAACACTCTCCAGAACATCAGTTTGCAATTGTTGATGCAGCGATGAATGATTTAGTAAGGCCCTCTTTATATGATGCTTGGCATGAAATTATTGAAGTAACACGTCAGCCAAACCTTACATTAAATGAATTTGATGTAGCGGGCCCGGTGTGTGAAACAGGCGATATATTAGGCTCGAAAAGAAAATTATCTACAAAGTCTGGTGATTTACTCGCCATTCTGTCAACAGGAGCCTATGGATCCGTAATGAGTTCAAATTATAATGCCCGTTCACGTGCTGCGGAAGTATTGGTTTATAAAGATCAGCATTATCTAATTAGTCAACGAGAGAGCTTTGATGATTTGATTCGTAGAGAATTAACTGACTTTTTAACACAATCATCACTAACAAAAACCTGA
- the xth gene encoding exodeoxyribonuclease III, which yields MRIATWNVNSIKVRMEQVGDWLNKASPDVLCLQELKCESSQFPESYFKELGYHALIAGQKTYNGVAILSRHEAQDVVIGMPKFEDHQQRLIAATINDVRIISAYCPNGEAVTSDKYQYKLNWYRALTEYLKALLSGNDQLVILGDFNIAPQDKDVYDPEAYKEEVLCTDAERQAFQQLLSLGLVDAFRQRYPDDPGFTWWHYRMNAFKRKMGLRIDHALISNALLPRLQDCQVDTTPRGNERPSDHAPLFVDLSSSNPNS from the coding sequence ATGCGTATTGCCACATGGAATGTTAATTCAATTAAAGTACGCATGGAGCAAGTAGGTGATTGGCTTAATAAAGCTTCTCCCGATGTATTATGTCTGCAAGAACTTAAATGTGAGAGTAGTCAGTTTCCAGAGAGTTATTTTAAAGAATTAGGTTATCACGCTCTGATTGCTGGCCAGAAGACCTACAACGGTGTGGCGATTTTAAGCCGTCATGAGGCACAGGATGTGGTAATTGGTATGCCTAAGTTTGAAGATCATCAACAGCGTCTAATTGCTGCAACAATTAATGATGTGCGCATTATTAGTGCATATTGCCCCAATGGCGAAGCAGTCACTTCAGACAAGTATCAATATAAATTAAATTGGTATAGGGCATTAACTGAATATTTAAAAGCTCTTTTATCTGGCAATGATCAGCTCGTTATTCTGGGTGATTTTAATATCGCCCCACAGGATAAGGATGTTTATGATCCTGAAGCTTACAAAGAGGAAGTCCTGTGCACCGATGCTGAGCGACAGGCCTTCCAACAATTGTTGTCTTTAGGTTTAGTGGATGCGTTCAGACAGCGCTACCCAGATGACCCTGGATTTACCTGGTGGCACTATCGTATGAACGCCTTCAAGCGAAAAATGGGCCTTAGAATTGACCATGCATTAATTAGTAACGCTCTACTCCCTCGCTTACAAGATTGTCAGGTGGATACTACGCCAAGAGGTAACGAGCGGCCCTCAGATCATGCTCCGTTATTTGTAGATTTATCTTCCTCCAATCCTAACTCTTGA
- the glnL gene encoding nitrogen regulation protein NR(II), with protein MKNDDYRGLDLITTAVVVLNKEFNIVFINTAAEDLFAVSRKNILGYRLDSVLADIERLLEDCSLSFEKKMGFIEHEWTFHSTAHDKYVLTCTGTPLEDSVNILLEFRPINQRAKIEKEEKIIQDQEVNRQLIRNLAHEIRNPLGGIKGAAQLLEKELDQVELREYTEVIKNEAGRLQLLLDRMLSPNSRLHQTAPLNIHEVLERVRSVTLAEFPKRVSIQRDYDTSIPEFLADREQLIQAILNIVRNAAQAFQTQGTIKIQTRILRQITLAKKRFKLGIVVKIIDNGPGIPTSLQPRIFQPLVSGREGGTGLGLMLAQNLISQHYGMVEFESRPGFTCFDLILPITETEYS; from the coding sequence ATGAAAAACGACGATTATAGAGGTCTTGATCTCATCACTACAGCGGTGGTTGTACTCAACAAAGAATTTAATATCGTTTTCATTAACACTGCAGCTGAAGATCTGTTTGCGGTAAGCCGTAAAAATATTCTCGGATATCGACTAGACTCAGTACTCGCCGATATTGAAAGACTGCTAGAAGACTGTAGCCTATCCTTTGAAAAAAAAATGGGGTTTATTGAGCATGAATGGACTTTCCATTCGACGGCTCATGACAAATATGTTCTGACTTGTACTGGTACACCACTAGAAGATTCAGTAAATATTCTTCTTGAGTTTAGACCGATTAACCAACGAGCGAAAATAGAAAAAGAAGAAAAAATCATTCAAGATCAAGAGGTTAATCGTCAGCTAATACGTAACCTGGCGCATGAAATAAGAAATCCTTTAGGTGGCATTAAGGGTGCTGCTCAATTATTAGAAAAAGAATTGGATCAAGTGGAGCTTAGGGAATATACAGAAGTTATTAAGAATGAAGCAGGGCGCTTACAGTTATTACTTGATCGTATGTTAAGCCCCAATAGCCGTCTTCACCAAACTGCACCTCTTAATATTCATGAGGTACTTGAAAGAGTTCGCAGTGTCACCTTAGCTGAGTTTCCTAAGCGGGTATCGATACAACGAGATTATGACACCAGTATCCCAGAGTTTTTAGCTGATCGTGAACAACTTATTCAAGCCATACTAAATATTGTACGTAATGCCGCTCAAGCATTTCAAACTCAAGGCACAATTAAAATACAAACACGCATATTACGTCAAATTACTCTGGCTAAAAAACGGTTTAAATTAGGTATTGTCGTCAAAATTATTGATAATGGCCCCGGTATTCCAACCTCACTACAACCCCGTATTTTTCAACCTCTGGTCTCTGGTCGCGAGGGAGGAACGGGACTAGGATTAATGTTGGCACAGAATTTGATTAGTCAACATTATGGTATGGTGGAATTTGAAAGTCGTCCAGGATTCACTTGTTTTGATCTCATTCTCCCCATCACCGAAACAGAATATAGCTAA
- the aroE gene encoding shikimate dehydrogenase produces MDRYAVVGQPVEHSRSPYIHTYFAIQTQQQIEYGRLAPHIDQFEECVKDFFNSGGKGLNITLPFKERAYLLAQQLSSRAKIAHAANTLWIEEGRICADNTDGLGLIADFNYLNIPIKNKSVLILGAGGAVRGVLGPLLEHSPAEIFIANRTAKKAIELIEDFQTDSNPGNAKVHAGLITDPRLSRSFDVIINATSAAIKGEALVFPQHLFSSHSYAYDMSYRAGLTPFLEQAAMHKAAHYYDGLGMLIEQAAESFRIWRHCRPKTDELRVLLRQQLNNNS; encoded by the coding sequence ATGGATCGATATGCCGTTGTGGGGCAGCCTGTAGAGCATAGTCGATCCCCATATATTCATACCTATTTTGCGATACAAACACAGCAGCAAATAGAATATGGTCGACTAGCACCTCACATTGATCAGTTTGAGGAATGCGTCAAAGATTTCTTTAACTCTGGTGGTAAGGGTTTAAATATTACCTTACCTTTTAAAGAAAGAGCCTATTTGTTAGCGCAACAACTTAGTTCAAGAGCAAAAATAGCCCATGCAGCCAATACTCTGTGGATCGAAGAGGGGCGAATCTGTGCTGACAATACGGATGGCTTAGGACTCATAGCAGACTTTAATTATTTGAATATTCCTATCAAAAATAAAAGTGTTTTGATATTAGGAGCAGGTGGTGCGGTTAGAGGAGTATTGGGGCCATTACTAGAGCACTCACCTGCAGAGATTTTTATTGCTAATAGAACAGCAAAAAAAGCCATAGAACTGATTGAGGACTTTCAGACAGATAGCAATCCTGGTAACGCTAAAGTCCATGCTGGATTAATTACAGATCCAAGGCTATCACGTTCCTTTGACGTAATTATTAACGCTACCTCAGCGGCAATTAAAGGTGAAGCCCTCGTTTTTCCTCAACATCTATTTTCTAGCCACAGTTATGCTTACGATATGAGTTATAGAGCAGGACTGACACCTTTCCTAGAGCAAGCCGCAATGCACAAAGCGGCACACTACTATGATGGGTTGGGTATGTTAATAGAACAAGCAGCAGAATCCTTTAGAATCTGGCGTCATTGCCGACCTAAAACAGACGAACTCAGGGTACTGTTGAGACAACAACTTAATAATAACAGTTAA
- a CDS encoding rhodanese-like domain-containing protein — MSKSSEILLKAQERAHQANLPYAGALLPKEAYELLSLIHGSRLIDVRTQAELDWVGYVPDSLHIEWSDYPSGEHNPDFIKQIQSEVSQDTPLFFMCRSGARSHAAAKLATEAGFINSYNVLEGFEGDKDQHNHRNTVGGWRHAGLPWKQG, encoded by the coding sequence ATGTCTAAATCTTCTGAAATTTTATTGAAAGCACAAGAGCGCGCTCATCAAGCTAACCTTCCTTATGCAGGTGCGTTATTACCCAAAGAAGCCTACGAACTATTAAGTCTCATACACGGCTCACGATTAATTGATGTACGTACCCAAGCTGAATTAGACTGGGTGGGTTATGTGCCAGATTCATTACATATAGAGTGGAGTGATTATCCAAGTGGTGAGCATAATCCAGATTTTATAAAACAAATCCAATCCGAAGTAAGCCAAGATACCCCTTTGTTTTTTATGTGTCGTTCTGGCGCTAGATCGCATGCAGCCGCAAAACTCGCCACAGAAGCGGGATTTATTAATTCATATAATGTGTTAGAGGGATTTGAGGGAGATAAGGATCAGCATAACCACAGAAATACTGTTGGTGGATGGCGTCATGCTGGTCTGCCATGGAAACAAGGTTAA
- a CDS encoding M3 family metallopeptidase: MNPLLDFSGLPRFDQIQPSHVDEAITVLIDQCHQTLEQVIQHNHEPSWENFVWPLEKVNEELSRAWGQVSHLNSVVNTPELRDAYNRNLPIVTEYWAKLAQNLALYEGFKQLRSGKGFDSLSTVRQKIIHNELRDFRLGGAELSDKDKQLFLQLENDLAEAAAKFEQNLLDTMNEYTYQVTDHAMLSGLPKDVIKTAQDLAASKDKEGYLFTLHAPSYIPVMQYAQSRELREALYYAYATRASELGKPQWDNTHLISSILKWRADQAQLLGFKHYAELSLESKMAKSAEEVMTFLRQLASKAKPYAQQDWQDLVVFAQEQCAIDELMPWDVAYVSEKLRVARYDFSDLEVKNYFPEDKVLEGLFRVIHTLYGLTVVADNAPVWHKDVKFYSLLNQHQQRVGQFYIDLYARPGKRGGAWMDEAITRRRRGHDFAIPVAYLTCNFSAPVGDKPATFTHDEVITLFHEFGHGLHHLLTEVDDLSVSGIHGVEWDAVELPSQFMENFCWEWHVLRDMTRHVDTGESLPQELFQRMTQAKNFQSGMQTVRQIEFALFDMQIHCGLLADQSPLNVLSQIREEVAVVQPPHWHRFPNSFSHIFAGGYAAGYYSYKWAEVLSADAYSLFEENGGLNTTIGHRFREEILSRGGSRPALDSFVAFRGREPTIDALLRHNGMV, translated from the coding sequence ATGAATCCCTTATTAGATTTTTCTGGACTTCCCCGTTTTGATCAAATTCAGCCCTCACATGTTGATGAAGCTATAACCGTATTAATTGATCAATGTCATCAAACTTTAGAACAAGTGATACAACATAATCACGAACCTAGCTGGGAAAACTTTGTTTGGCCACTGGAAAAGGTCAATGAGGAGCTCTCGCGTGCTTGGGGTCAAGTATCTCATCTTAACTCTGTAGTAAATACACCAGAATTAAGGGATGCTTATAATCGTAATTTACCCATAGTGACCGAATATTGGGCAAAATTAGCACAAAATTTAGCTCTCTATGAGGGTTTTAAACAACTACGTTCTGGTAAGGGATTTGATTCTTTATCTACTGTTCGTCAAAAAATTATTCATAACGAATTAAGAGACTTTAGACTCGGTGGTGCAGAACTCTCTGATAAAGATAAGCAACTTTTTCTCCAACTTGAAAACGATTTGGCTGAAGCTGCCGCTAAATTTGAGCAAAATCTACTTGATACGATGAACGAATACACCTATCAAGTAACTGACCATGCCATGTTGTCAGGTTTACCAAAAGATGTCATTAAGACAGCTCAAGATTTAGCTGCTTCTAAAGATAAAGAAGGATATCTCTTTACTTTACATGCTCCATCTTATATTCCTGTTATGCAATACGCGCAATCTAGAGAGCTGAGAGAGGCTTTATATTATGCTTACGCAACACGAGCCTCAGAACTGGGTAAACCACAGTGGGATAATACGCACTTAATAAGCAGTATTTTAAAGTGGCGTGCTGATCAAGCACAGTTACTGGGCTTTAAGCATTATGCTGAGCTCTCACTTGAGAGCAAAATGGCTAAATCAGCTGAAGAGGTCATGACTTTTCTTAGACAATTAGCCAGTAAAGCTAAGCCTTATGCACAGCAAGATTGGCAAGATTTGGTTGTATTCGCACAAGAACAATGTGCTATTGATGAATTAATGCCCTGGGATGTGGCTTACGTTTCAGAGAAATTGAGAGTGGCTCGCTATGATTTTTCTGATCTTGAGGTCAAAAATTATTTTCCAGAAGATAAAGTGCTTGAAGGACTCTTTAGAGTCATTCATACCTTATATGGTTTAACGGTAGTGGCTGATAATGCACCGGTATGGCATAAGGATGTGAAGTTTTATTCTCTATTGAATCAACATCAACAACGAGTAGGCCAATTTTATATTGATTTGTATGCAAGGCCAGGAAAACGAGGTGGTGCATGGATGGATGAGGCCATTACTCGTCGTCGTCGTGGCCACGATTTTGCTATACCAGTAGCCTATCTCACCTGTAATTTTTCTGCTCCTGTGGGTGACAAACCTGCAACCTTTACCCATGATGAAGTCATTACCCTTTTCCATGAGTTTGGTCATGGATTACATCATTTGTTAACTGAAGTAGATGATCTGTCAGTTTCTGGGATTCACGGAGTTGAGTGGGATGCTGTGGAATTACCTAGCCAGTTTATGGAAAACTTCTGTTGGGAATGGCATGTCTTGAGAGACATGACGCGTCATGTTGATACGGGAGAGTCGTTGCCTCAAGAACTGTTTCAACGTATGACCCAAGCCAAGAACTTCCAAAGTGGAATGCAAACAGTAAGACAAATCGAGTTTGCCTTGTTTGATATGCAAATTCATTGTGGTTTGTTAGCTGACCAATCACCATTAAACGTTTTGTCTCAAATCCGTGAGGAAGTCGCCGTGGTTCAACCGCCTCATTGGCATCGCTTCCCTAATAGTTTTAGTCATATCTTTGCCGGTGGTTATGCTGCTGGGTATTACAGTTATAAGTGGGCCGAGGTATTATCTGCCGACGCCTATTCATTATTTGAAGAAAACGGTGGTTTGAATACCACGATTGGGCATCGTTTCCGTGAGGAAATTCTATCTCGTGGCGGATCGCGACCCGCTTTGGACTCTTTTGTGGCTTTTAGAGGAAGAGAGCCCACAATTGATGCGTTATTAAGACATAATGGAATGGTATAG
- the glnA gene encoding type I glutamate--ammonia ligase produces the protein MAVEKVMQMIKENEVRFVDFRFTDTRGKEQHVSVPISAFDESKFTEGHAFDGSSIAGWKGIQASDMLLMPDATTANIDPFMDEATLILTCDVIEPSDGKGYDRDPRSIAKRAEAYLKASGVGDVAYFGPEPEFFIFDSVSWHVDMSGCSVKISTEEAPWSSNKEYDGGNMGHRPAVKGGYFPVPPVDSLQDIRSAMCLALEDMGVPVEVHHHEVAAPGQCEIGTRFAPLVQRADWTQILKYVVHNVAHSYGKTATFMPKPIVGDNGSGMHVHQSVWKDGKNLFAGNGYAGLSEFALYYIGGIIKHAKALNALTNPSTNSYKRLVPGFEAPVKLAYSARNRSAAIRVPFVQSDKARRVEIRFPDPTANPYLAFAAMLMAGLDGVQNKIHPGEASDKDLYHLSPEEDAKIPSPAASLDEALEALDKDREFLTRGGVFSNEMIDAYIALKMEEVTLFRMTTHPLEFQMYYSL, from the coding sequence ATGGCAGTTGAAAAGGTCATGCAAATGATTAAGGAAAACGAAGTCAGATTTGTTGACTTTCGTTTCACCGATACCCGTGGTAAAGAACAGCACGTATCAGTTCCAATAAGTGCATTTGACGAAAGCAAATTCACTGAAGGTCATGCTTTTGATGGCTCATCTATCGCAGGTTGGAAAGGTATCCAAGCCTCTGATATGTTATTAATGCCTGATGCAACCACTGCTAATATTGATCCTTTCATGGATGAGGCAACACTCATTTTAACTTGCGATGTTATCGAGCCATCAGATGGTAAAGGTTACGATCGTGATCCACGCTCGATTGCCAAACGCGCCGAAGCTTATTTAAAAGCAAGTGGTGTGGGTGATGTAGCTTATTTTGGACCAGAACCTGAATTTTTTATTTTTGATTCTGTCAGTTGGCATGTTGATATGTCAGGTTGCAGCGTAAAAATTTCAACAGAAGAAGCTCCTTGGTCATCTAACAAAGAATATGATGGCGGTAATATGGGTCACCGTCCTGCTGTTAAAGGCGGTTATTTCCCTGTTCCCCCAGTCGATTCATTGCAAGATATTCGCTCTGCCATGTGTCTCGCACTTGAAGATATGGGTGTACCTGTAGAAGTACATCATCACGAGGTTGCAGCACCTGGGCAATGTGAAATCGGTACCCGTTTTGCACCCTTAGTTCAGCGTGCTGACTGGACACAAATTTTAAAATACGTTGTTCATAACGTTGCCCATTCATATGGTAAAACCGCTACCTTTATGCCAAAACCAATCGTTGGCGATAACGGTTCTGGTATGCACGTGCATCAATCAGTTTGGAAAGATGGTAAAAACCTCTTTGCTGGCAATGGTTACGCAGGTCTTTCTGAGTTTGCCTTGTACTACATCGGCGGTATTATCAAACACGCTAAGGCATTGAATGCGTTAACCAACCCTAGCACCAACTCTTATAAGCGCTTGGTACCAGGATTTGAAGCCCCAGTTAAATTGGCTTACTCAGCACGTAACCGTTCTGCTGCAATTCGTGTTCCATTTGTTCAAAGTGATAAAGCACGTCGTGTGGAAATTCGCTTCCCAGATCCTACTGCTAACCCATACTTGGCTTTTGCGGCCATGTTGATGGCAGGCTTAGATGGCGTTCAAAACAAAATCCATCCTGGTGAAGCATCTGATAAAGACTTGTACCATCTCTCTCCTGAAGAAGATGCCAAGATCCCATCACCAGCTGCGTCCTTAGATGAAGCGCTTGAAGCATTGGACAAAGACCGTGAGTTCTTAACTCGTGGTGGCGTATTCTCCAACGAAATGATTGATGCTTATATTGCATTAAAAATGGAAGAAGTAACCTTGTTCCGTATGACAACTCATCCTTTAGAATTCCAGATGTACTACAGTCTGTAA